AGTGGTGCGAATGGTCGGAATTGAACCGACACTCCGAAACCGGAATTGGATTTTAAGTCCAACGCGTCTACCTATTCCGCCACACTCGCACTATTGGTAGAATTTAAAAAACATTGTTTCTTAAATTGGACTGGAATTATAATAGATTTATTATTCTTTGTCAAGGGTTTTAAAAAGAAATATCAAAATTTCCATATTTTATTTCTTTTAATCAAATTTGAACAGCAAAAAATGTATAATCCTTGTATAAATTATGCATATATTTAAAGGATTTAAAATTGAGAAGTGATGAAGTAAAAAAAGGCTTTGATAGAGCACCACATAGATCTTTGTTAAGAGCTACTGGATTAAAAGATGAAGATTTTGAAAAACCATTCATTGGAGTTGCAAACTCTTTTATTGAATTAATCCCTGGACATTTTTTCTTAGATAAAGTTGCTGTTATTATTAAAGATGAAATTAGAAAGAACGGTTGTGTACCATTTGAGTTCAATACTATTGGTGTTGATGATGGTATTGCAATGGGTCATGATGGTATGTTATTTTCATTACCTTCAAGAGAATTAATTGCAAATTCAATTGAAACTGTAATGAATGCACATAAATTGGATGCAATGATTGCTATTCCAAACTGTGATAAAATTGTTCCTGGTATGATTATGGGTGCATTAAGAGTTAATGTTCCTACTATTTTTGTATCTGGTGGACCAATGCAAAAAGGTCACGATAAAGATGGTACACCAATTGATTTAGCAACAGCTTTTGAAGCAGTTGGTAAACATGAGGCTGGTGAAATTACAGATGAAGAATTACTTGATATTGAATGTAATGCATGTCCTAGTGGTGGTTCTTGTTCTGGTATGTTTACAGCCAATTCTATGAATACACTTATGGAAGCTATGGGTATTGCACTTCCTGGAAATGGAACTATTTTAGCTTTAACTCCTGAGAGAGAAGTATTATATAGACAAGCTGCTAAAAGAATTTGTGAAATTGCTTTAGATAAACAAGCTAGTGAAAAATACTTATTAAGAAATATCTTAAATGAAAATGCTGTAAGAAATGCTTTTGCTGTTGATATGGCAATGGGTGGTTCTTCTAATACTGTTTTACATATGTTAGCAATTGCTAGAGAAGCTAAAGTTGATTTTAATTTAGAAGATATTAATAAAATCTCTAAAAGAGTTTCTCATATTGCAAAAATTTCTCCATCTTTATCTACTGTTCATATGGAAGATATTAATAAAGCTGGTGGTGTAAATGCAGTAATGAAAGAAATGACAAAAAGAGGTAATGATATTTTACTTGATAATATTACAATTACAGGTGAAACTCTTTACGAAAAAATTTCTGATGCATATATAAAAGATACAAATATTATTCATACTATTGACAATCCATATTCTGATGTTGGTGGTTTAGCTATTCTTTATGGTAACTTAGCAGAACAAGGTGCTGTTATTAAAACTGCAGGAATTACAGGTGCACGTGCATTAAGTGGTAAAGCTGTTTGTTTTGATGGTCAAGCTGAAGCAATTGCTGGTATTGTTGGTGGTAAAGTTACACATGGTGATGTTGTTGTAATTAGATACGAAGGTCCTAAAGGTGGTCCAGGAATGCAAGAAATGCTTGCCCCTACTTCACTTATTATGGGAATGGGAATGGGTAAAACTGTTGCTCTTATTACTGATGGTAGATTCTCAGGTGCTACAAGAGGTGCTTCAATTGGTCACGTAAGTCCTGAAGCTGCTGAAGGTGGTATGATTGGGTTATTAAAAGATGGAGATATTATCAATATTGATGTTGATGCATACCTTTTATCTGTTGATTTAAGCGACGAAGAAATAGCTAAAAGAAGAGCTAACTTTAAACCTATTAAAAAACCACTTACTTCAAGTTGGTTAGGACAATATAGATCTCTTGTAACAAACGCAAGTTCTGGAGCTATGCTTAAAACTGATTTATAGTAGTAAATTTATAAAATCAAGGTTAAAACCTTGATTTTATTAACCAATTATTAACTATTGATTGGAAAATAGTTTACACTTATACTCTACAATCATCTAATCAAACATTCAAAAGGATATATTGTGAAGAAAAAACTTTTATTTGCCTCAACTTTAATTGCTAGTCAATTATTTGCAGAATCAATAAATTTTAATATGATAGATAAAAATCCGACTAGAGTAGCTCCAAATACAAATAATCAAATTTTATCTTTTAATGGTGCTATTAAAAAATCTATGAAATCAATTGTTAATATATCAACAAAAAGACATATTAATTCATCAAATGAAAATCTTCCACAACAAATATTTAAAGATCCATTCTTCAAAAGATTTTTTGGAGATCAATTTGGAAATCAATTTAAACAAAATAGAGTTCAAAGATCTTTAGGTTCTGGTGTTATTATTGCTAAAAATGGATATATTGTTACTAATAACCATGTAATAGATAATGCTGAAGAGATTACCGTAACTATTGGCAATGATACAAAAGAATACAATGCAAAACTTATTGGGAAAGATTCTGATAGTGATTTAGCTGTTATTAAAATAGACTCTACAAATTTAACTCCAATTAAATTTGGTCACTCAAAAGAGTTAGAAGTTGCTGATGTTATTTTTGCAATTGGAAATCCATTTGGTATAGGAAGTGCTGTTACACAAGGTATTATTTCAGCTTTAAATAAAAATAAAGTTGGACTTAATAGATATGAAAACTATATTCAAACTGATGCATCTATAAACCCAGGAAACTCAGGTGGTGCTTTAGTTGATAGTAGAGGTGCTTTAATTGGTATTAATACTGCTATTATTTCTAAAAGTGGAGGGAATAATGGTATAGGATTTGCTATTCCCGTTGCAATGGTAAAAGACGTAGTTAAAAAGTTAATTTCTGATGGTAAAGTAACAAGAGGTTATTTAGGTGTTGCTATTAGTGATTTAGACGCTGAAATGTCAAAAGTATATAATCATAAAAAAGGTGCTCTTGTTTTAGATGTATCAGAAGGAACTCCTGCTTTTAAATTTGGAGTAAAAAGAGGTGATTTAATTTATGCAATTAATGATAAAACAATAAGAGATCGAACTGATTTACAGAATATTGTCGCTTCATTTAAACCAAATGAAAAAATAGTTTTAAGTATAGAAAGAGATAAAAAAAATATTGAATTAAAAATAGTACTAGGAAATAGAACAACCTTAGTTCAAATTCAAGCTAATAATGGAAGAGTTTTAAGTGGTTTAAAAGTAACTACGATTGATACAAATACACAAAAACAATTTAGATTAGCTCCTGATACAAAAGGTGTATTGATTTCTGATGTTGAACCAAAAAGTAGAGCAGAAAAAGTAGGATTCCAACCTGGAGATATTATCATTCAAATTGAAGATATTGAAATTAATAATTTCCAAAACCTTGAAGCATCTTTAACAAAGTATAAAAACAAACATAAAAGAGTTTATGTAAATAGATATGGACAGACTATTCTTTTTGTTATAAAATAAAGGATTTACAATCATAAAAGTATTAATGATAGAAGATGATTTAGAACTTGCACAAATCATTACTGATTATCTTGCAGCATTTGATATAGAAGTTACAAATACGGATAGTCCATATAATGGACTATCTATGTTAAGTATTAATAAAGAGTTTCAACTATTAATTTTAGATTTAACTCTTCCTGAAATTGATGGATTAGAGTTACTTCCCAAAATTAGAGAAAAATCTCAAATCCCTATTATTATAAGTTCTGCAAGAGATGATATTCTAGATAAAGTTATGGGATTAGAAAGAGGTGCTGATGATTATTTGCCAAAACCTTATAATCCTAGAGAACTTCAAGCTAGAATAAAAACTATTTTAAAAAGAATTGATAAACCAGCAGAAGTTAAGAAAATAGGAAATAGTTCTCCTTTTATTGTAAAAGAAGATGATATGCAAATATATTTTAAAGATATTCCTCTTACTCTAACTCTTGCTGAATATGATATTTTAAAACTTCTTATTAGAAGAAATGGTGGCGTAATAGCTAGAGAAGATTTTATATATGCTAGTGATAGTATTGAAGATGATTCTTCATTAAAAAATATTGATGTAATCATTTCAAGAATTAGATCAAAATTATCAAAAATAGATGCTACAAAAACATATATAAAATCAGTTAGAGGTATTGGATATCAACTAATATGATAAGAAATATTTCTATTTCTGCTTTTATTAATTTAATATTTTCATTAGCTTTTGTTGCAATATTAATTACGTTTTCATTATTTATTAGTTTTGATAAGCAAAAACATGAAATTACTCAACAAAATAGATACGAACTTATTGCAGAGAATTTTTTAAGTACTTTTCAAAACTTACCTAGTGCAGAAACATTATTCAAATTATTCAAGAAATTCCAAGTAAAACCATTGGAAGATAGAGATGCAAAACTTGAAATAATTAAAAATGCTCAAGAACTAACAATTACTCAAAACTATTTAGGAACATATCGGGTATATAAATACAATGAAGAATATTATATTTATGTACAACAATATGGATATAATCTTATGCTAAAAGATGTAACAAACCATAACTATAGTATGGCAATTATAATTGCTACATTTATATTATCGCTTATTACAATATTTTTTTTATATGCTATTTTAAAAAGAAAACTAAAACCTCTTAAGCTATTAAATAAGCAAATTATTGAATTCTCAAATGGTAATAAAGACATTAAAATAACCTCTATAAGTAATGATGAAATTGGAACAATTGCAAAAAGCTTTAATGAAGCTATTACTCTTATAAATAATCAAACAAAATCAAAAGATTTATTTATGCGTAATATGATGCATGAACTTAAAACTCCTATTACGAAAGCTATGTTTATTGCTGAAACATTAAATAATGAACAAACAAGAGATAACCTTCAAAGAGCTTTTAAAAGAATGGATGATATTATCAAAGAATTAGCAACTGTAGAAAAGCTCACATCTGCTAATAATATGATGTATAAAGAGCCAACATCATTTTTTAATATTTATAATAAAACATTAGAGATTATGATGGTTTCCCCTGATAATATTACATCTAGAATTAAATCTTTTAACTTCTCTGTTGATATTTCAATGTTTTCTATTGCACTTAAAAACTTAATTGATAATGCTATAAAATTCTCACCAAATCATAAAGCTATTATAAATGCTTCGAAAGAACAAATTGAAATAAGTTCACTAGGTGAACCTTTGAAATATGATTTAGAATACTATACTGAAGCTTTCTCACAAGAAGAAAAAAGAAGTGATGGATTTGGATTAGGTTTATATATTGTTAAAACAATTGCTTGTTTACATGGTTATAAACTTGAATATAAATATGAAGATGGAAAGAATTACTTTATAATAAAGATGTAGAAATCAACTTCTACATCTTTTGTATTTTATGAAACTTTCTTTTTATTATAAAGTTTCATAAAGTAGTAGTGTAAATATAAAGACAAGCCTATAACTGCACTTCCTAAAAGAAGTAAAAAATAATTACTCGTTTTTCCCCAAATAATAAGATTTACAAGTAATCCAGCAGGAACTAAAGCGTTATTCATAATTGCTAACACTCCTGCATCTACAAAACAAGCTCCTTTATTCCATAAGAAATATCCTAAACCAGAAGCTGCTACACCTAACCAAATTAAAACACCCCATTGTATTAATGATGGTGATAATTTTTCGGGATTTGCAAATAATAAAAATGATATTACACTTACAATCAATGCTCCAAAATGGAAGTATCCAAAAACATCTCTATGTCTAATTTGCGTATGTGATTCCATTACTTTTTTGTAAGCACTTTGTCCTAAAGCAAAACAAATACTTGCAGCTTGAACCATCAAAAAACCTGTGATAAAATCTTCACTAATATTTTGATATCTGATTATATATGCACCAAATACAGCTAATCCTGTACTAACTAGATAAAGAGGTTTAAACTGTTTTTTAAATCCATCATAAAATAGTGTTACATAAACAGGCGTGAATACAGTGAAAAGTACAACTTCTGGAACACTTAAAAATAAAAATGATTTATAAAGAAAAATATACATCAAGCCAATTTGTATAGTTCCTATAAGCATTATTTGAAGCTTTAATTTTGTTTGAATACCTCTAAATTTTGTAAAGGGAATAAAAACTAATGAAGCTAAAACAACACGAATAAGTACAGCAAAATAACTATCAACCTGCCCTGCTAAAACTTCACCTATTAAACTAAAAGAAAATGCCCAAAGAAGTGTTACTAAGATTAAATATGGCATTTATTTTTAACTTCTTACATCTTTCATAATTTCAAACCATGAACGGTTGAAGTTCTTTTTAATATATTTAGCCCGATGTGGAACTATACAACCTGAACAATTTTGATGAATATAATCTTCACCAATATATTGAGCTCCATCACGTGATTTGATATTACAAACTGAAAATAATGTTTTCCCATCATCTGTTTTTTCAAAGCCTTCCATTTTAAACCTAAAGTTTGGACAGGCACAAAGGTAGCAGTTTAAATCTTCCATATCATGACATTTTTTATTGTCTTTATATAAAGGACAAAAATCTGGTTCGTTCTTTACCATATTATCAAACTTGAAGTATTCTATAACCTCATCAACTGTTTTATCTTCTAATTTTTTCATTACATTTGCGTGAAGGTTACCCTGTTGGATAAACCACTCTTCATATGTCATCATAGTACTCCTAAAATTAATACAATTATTATAAATATATCTAAGCGATACTTTAACGAAAGTGTCTTTAAAACATCACTATTCTCAATATTTTCTTTTCCTATTCCAAAAAATGCTTTGTCTTTAATTTTCCCAAAATAAGAAGTTGGACCACCTAGTTTTAAATCAAGACTTAATGCCATTGAAGCTATTGGTAATCCTGCATTTGGGCTTTCGTGTTTTGAGCCATATTTATAAAACTGTGTTAGTGCTTTTTTACTCATAAATAATATAGCTATTAAAACAGCTGTTATTCTCGCAGGTACATAGTTTACAATATCATCAAGGATGGCTGCTATTTTTCCAAAGTTTTCATACTTTTCATTTCTATACCCTATCATCGAATCTAAAGTATTAATAGCTTTATATATAAAAGCTCCCACTATTCCAAAACAAAGTAAATAAAATAAAGGTGCAATTACTCCATCGCTTAAATTCTCAGCATAAGTTTCTACTGCTGCTTTATTCACATCTGAATTTGTCATTGTACTTGTATCACGACTTACTAACATAGCTATTTTTTCTTTTTTAACTTCTAAATTCCTACTTGTTATTACATCTTCTACACTGTCGTATAACATTTTGGAAGCTAGTGTAAAAGAGGCTAAAAAACCTTGAAATAAGATATTATCAAAACTAGCTAGAAATGAAGTGATTATATAAACAATTACAATCAATGAAACTGTTAATATTCCACCTCTTAAAATTGAGTCTTCATAATACTTCTTTTTAAACCAGTTTATATAATCTCCCATAAATATTATTGGATGTTTGAGAAACTTTAGTTTCTCAAATTCGCCAAAAATATTATCTAAAGCATAAGCTATTAGAGCAATACTATAAAACACTTTTTAGAATCCTTTTTACATCTAGTTTATCTTTCATAGTATTTACAAAGGTATCTATTGAAGTTTTTTTGTACTCTTCAAAGATATATCCTATATATGAAGAATCAATTGATTTAAAATATGAAGTTCTAAACTTATCATTATCAAATATTCCATGAACAAATGTACCTTTGAACTTTTCTGTTTCGTATGATAAGGGATATTTATCACACATTCCATGATGAATTTCAAAGCCTTCTATTTTACTATCAAATAAATCATAAGTTTTTTTCTCTAATATCTTCTCTTTTTCAAAGACTATACTTGCAGGAATTTTAGCAAAGCCCTGCTCTACTAAAGCTTCATTGTTTTCTAAAGCGTATTTATCATCTAGTGTTTCAAACATCATTTCATAACCACCACATACACAACAAATATCTTTTTTATAGTTTTTGATTTGTTCAAATAAGCCATTTTCTTTTAACCATTTTAAATCTTTGATTACAAGTTTAGAACCAGGAAGAATTACAAGGTCAAACTTTTCAAGTGAAATATTATAATCCACAAACTCAACAAATACCTCATCATCACATATCAAAGGTTCTATATCATTGTAATTACTCATATATGGATACGATATAACGGCAACATCAAGTTTTTTCTTTTTTGGGTTTTGTACAAAGTTTTTTAATGATGCGGAATCTTCAAATCCTAAGTTAAATGGAACATAAGGCAATACTCCTAAAACTGGTATTTTAAAATCCTCTTCAATGATTCTAATACCTTCATCAAATAAAGATAAATCTCCTCTAAACTTGTTTACAATTACACCTATAATATTATTACGAAGTTTTTCTGGTAATAAATGATACACTCCATAAATAGAAGCAAATACTCCACCTTTTTCAATGTCTGCAACCAATATAATTTTAGTATTGTATTCATTGGCTATAAAGATGTTTGAGAGGTCTTTATCCATTAGATTTAACTCAACAGGACTTCCAGCACCTTCGTTTACAATACAGTCGTATCTTGTATCTAAATACTCATAGCATCTTTTAACAGAAGGTTTTAAAGTGTCTATATCTCTATAGTAATCTAATACATCTTTGTTTGCTACTACTTTACCCTCCACTATCAATGAAGCTGAACTTCCACGACCTGATTTTAAAAGTACAGGATTTAAATGATATGAAGTCTCTACTCCTAATACTTCGCTTTGAAAGTATTGTGCTATTGCTATTTCACTTCCATCATCACATACGTGAGAGTTATTTGAGACATTTTGTGCTTTAAAGGGTGCAACGCTGTAGCCTAAGTCTTGTAGTATCTTTGCTATTACAAATGTTATAGTTGATTTTCCTGCGTCTGAGGATGTTCCTAGGATTGATATATTATTCATAAGCTTCTTGCCTATGTTTAAAATCTACAATAGCAATGATTAGCTTATCATCTTCTATCAAATAAAAAAGGCGATAATTACCAACTCTATATCTATAGTAGCCTTCAAGATTATCTTTTAATTTTTTAATATTTGTTCCATAAAGAGGGTTTTCTCGAAGTTGAGGATAAACAAAATTAACAATTTTAGAATATAGCTTTTTATCTATTTTCTTTTTAATCTTTTGGAAAGTTTTTGTTTCAGCAATTTGATACTTAGACAATATTGTAATCACCATTTTTAAGGTCATCAAATCCGTTCATCAAGTTTTTAACAAGTTCTTTATCATTCATAATTTCATTCATTTCACTATTTTCTACAAATTGTGAAGAAGTTAGATATTGCATAGTTGCAAATTCAATAAAATTTGAAAGATTTCTTTTTTGTCCATCAGCAGCAAGTTTAATCATATCGTAGATAGAATCATCTACTCTCATTGTTACAGTTTTCATAATATAATCCTTTGAATATTTATTAATACTATTATATTCAATTTTATTCAGATTGTCAATTATCAATATAGCTTTTAATTTTATTTAGTATTTATACTCCATCTCATCCACAACTAACTGTTTATTCTCAAATGGATCAATAATCGCTTCAATCTCATCAAATGCATATTTCAAAGGAAAACCTATTTTAGAGTTTGTTGCTGTTGATTCTAGTTTATAGAAGCGTTTGCCATTTACATATAATGCTTTTTTATTTGATAGTTTATTTTTTAGATTTACTATTACAAAGATATGTTTTGGTACTAGTACAAAATAAGCTTCATAACCTTTTACTTTTAGCATTGAGATTAAAAGATTTGATTTATCATCACAATCTCCATAATTTTGAGTAACCACTTGTTTTGAGCTTTTTGCAATTCCTTCATTTACTTTATATGGTATTCTTGTTACAAAATCTAGCATTTTTTGTACTTCACATAATTCGTTTTTATTACAATCTTTTATTAAATAGTTTGCAAGTTTTAGTGTGTAATCATCACGTCTTACTTGGTTTACATAAGTTAGTCCATTTATATCTATAAATTGATTTTTGACTATATTAAATGATGTGAAAATCATATATATTATATAGATTATAAAAGCAAGTGATAAAAGAAAAGAAGAGTATTTTAAAAACTTATTATTTATTAGCATATCTCTTTTAATGCCTTTTTAAAAACTTCTAGATTATTTGTAGATTTAACTGCAATTCTTATATATCTATCATCTAAAAAGTCGAAGTTTTCACAGTTTCTTATCATAATCTTATATGGTTTTAATTTCTCTTGTAATTCATTTGCATTTAGTGTTTTTAGCTTTGCTAAAATATAGTTTGCATTACTTTTATAGATTGATTCTATTAGTGTTGAGTTTTCTAAAACTTTTTCTAAAAGCAGTCTATTTTTTGTATTTATTGCTTTTGATATTTTTTTAAAGTTTTTGTCTTCAAGAGCTGTGCATAAGTAATTTGAATCAAAATTTGAAAGTTTCCACATTGGTTCAAATCTTTTTAGTGAGTCAATATTTTTTTCATTTGAAACAATAGTTCCAACTCTAATTCCAGCACTTGAATAAAATTTTGTCATAGATTTTAAGATGTATAATTTATCATATTTTTCTAAATATTTAATAGCTGATTGTCCATCGCAAAAGTCTAAAAAGCTTTCATCTATTAAAACTGTACAATCTTTTTGTGTCCAATAGCTCATCAAAGAATCAATATCATAATATTTACCATCAGGTGTTGAAGGATTTACAAATATTACGAAACTTTTATTTTTTACAGGTAATTGTATATTTTCAAATCTATTAATAGTTTGTAATTTATATCCAAAGTTTATACAAGCTTTTTTATATTCTAAATAAGCAGGTGAATAAATCGTAGAATGCTCCAAGCCTAAATTTTTAAGATGCCTAAAAAGTGCAAAGATAGCTGAACTTCCACCGTTAAATAGTTCTATTTGTTCTATTTTTACATCATAGTTATCTGCGATTTTTTTATATAATTTATCATAAATTGGATAAGAAGAAATATCAAGATTATTAAAATCAATATTTATATTTGGCTTGATAAAGTTGATATTTGATGACAAATCAATAACTTCTTGAATATCACAGCCTAAATCTTTTGCGAACTTTTCTATTTGTCCACCATGTTCAAATGTTTCTAATGTTTTCATAAAACAATTGCCAATGCGATATTTAATAAAATAAGTTCAGTATGTTCTAGAGTAAAACCTAAACAATCGCCATTTACAAAAGAGAATTTTTTATTTAATATTTTTAGTATTATGTAAAAACTTAGCATTGAAATTATAAAAAGAATTATTGCATTTGAGTTTAAAGTAAAAGCTAGTATTACATAAACAAAAGCAAAAAGTTTGATTTTCCCTACTCCTGCACTTTGAAAGGCAAGTGATAAAAAACTATTTTTATTAAACTTAAAAAGTTGTAATAAATATATAAGATTTAAACGAGAAAAAACTAAAACAATAAAAAATAATACATACTCTTTTTCATACAAAATATAAGTAGAAATACTAACTTTTAGCAATACAAAACAAAAAGCATATAAAGCCCCAATTGCACCAATAGTTGGGTCTTTCATAATCTCATAAGCATCTTTTCCTGAATAAGAAGCAAACCATGCATCAATCACATCACAAATAGCTTCCAAATGTAAAAAACCATAAAGAGCTAGATAAAGAACAGAAGCTACAAAAGCAGAATATAAAGGAGTGAAAAACTCATTTAAAAAGATATTTAAAGCTATTACAATACTTGCTAAAATAGCTCCCACAAGTGGCAAGAAAGCTAGTGTATATTTATATGTATCATTGTTTATTTTCATATCTTTAACAAAAATAGGAATAATTGAAAAATACGAAAGTGCAAAATAAAAAGCATTTAGTATTTGTTTCATTTTAATCTTTTTGATATTGAGTATTTTACTTCATAGACTTCATTACAAAGTTTTACTAACTCTTGTCCAATAAGTCCCGAAAAGTCTACGAATCTTCTTGATTGGCTATCAAAAGGAATTACTCCACATGAAACATCATTTAGTACAAAAACAATATTTGCTTTTGTACTACAGATAGTTTTGAGTTGTTCTTTTAATGTTTTTTCTTCTTCATCAAGATTGTTAAAAAGCCACATAGAAACACAATCTACTAAATAAGTTTTATCATCTTTTATAACTTTTACTAAATCTTTTGGCTCTTCAATAGTCAAAAAATCATCAA
The Poseidonibacter antarcticus DNA segment above includes these coding regions:
- the ilvD gene encoding dihydroxy-acid dehydratase; the protein is MRSDEVKKGFDRAPHRSLLRATGLKDEDFEKPFIGVANSFIELIPGHFFLDKVAVIIKDEIRKNGCVPFEFNTIGVDDGIAMGHDGMLFSLPSRELIANSIETVMNAHKLDAMIAIPNCDKIVPGMIMGALRVNVPTIFVSGGPMQKGHDKDGTPIDLATAFEAVGKHEAGEITDEELLDIECNACPSGGSCSGMFTANSMNTLMEAMGIALPGNGTILALTPEREVLYRQAAKRICEIALDKQASEKYLLRNILNENAVRNAFAVDMAMGGSSNTVLHMLAIAREAKVDFNLEDINKISKRVSHIAKISPSLSTVHMEDINKAGGVNAVMKEMTKRGNDILLDNITITGETLYEKISDAYIKDTNIIHTIDNPYSDVGGLAILYGNLAEQGAVIKTAGITGARALSGKAVCFDGQAEAIAGIVGGKVTHGDVVVIRYEGPKGGPGMQEMLAPTSLIMGMGMGKTVALITDGRFSGATRGASIGHVSPEAAEGGMIGLLKDGDIINIDVDAYLLSVDLSDEEIAKRRANFKPIKKPLTSSWLGQYRSLVTNASSGAMLKTDL
- a CDS encoding Do family serine endopeptidase; translated protein: MKKKLLFASTLIASQLFAESINFNMIDKNPTRVAPNTNNQILSFNGAIKKSMKSIVNISTKRHINSSNENLPQQIFKDPFFKRFFGDQFGNQFKQNRVQRSLGSGVIIAKNGYIVTNNHVIDNAEEITVTIGNDTKEYNAKLIGKDSDSDLAVIKIDSTNLTPIKFGHSKELEVADVIFAIGNPFGIGSAVTQGIISALNKNKVGLNRYENYIQTDASINPGNSGGALVDSRGALIGINTAIISKSGGNNGIGFAIPVAMVKDVVKKLISDGKVTRGYLGVAISDLDAEMSKVYNHKKGALVLDVSEGTPAFKFGVKRGDLIYAINDKTIRDRTDLQNIVASFKPNEKIVLSIERDKKNIELKIVLGNRTTLVQIQANNGRVLSGLKVTTIDTNTQKQFRLAPDTKGVLISDVEPKSRAEKVGFQPGDIIIQIEDIEINNFQNLEASLTKYKNKHKRVYVNRYGQTILFVIK
- a CDS encoding response regulator transcription factor; protein product: MIKVLMIEDDLELAQIITDYLAAFDIEVTNTDSPYNGLSMLSINKEFQLLILDLTLPEIDGLELLPKIREKSQIPIIISSARDDILDKVMGLERGADDYLPKPYNPRELQARIKTILKRIDKPAEVKKIGNSSPFIVKEDDMQIYFKDIPLTLTLAEYDILKLLIRRNGGVIAREDFIYASDSIEDDSSLKNIDVIISRIRSKLSKIDATKTYIKSVRGIGYQLI
- a CDS encoding ArsS family sensor histidine kinase yields the protein MIRNISISAFINLIFSLAFVAILITFSLFISFDKQKHEITQQNRYELIAENFLSTFQNLPSAETLFKLFKKFQVKPLEDRDAKLEIIKNAQELTITQNYLGTYRVYKYNEEYYIYVQQYGYNLMLKDVTNHNYSMAIIIATFILSLITIFFLYAILKRKLKPLKLLNKQIIEFSNGNKDIKITSISNDEIGTIAKSFNEAITLINNQTKSKDLFMRNMMHELKTPITKAMFIAETLNNEQTRDNLQRAFKRMDDIIKELATVEKLTSANNMMYKEPTSFFNIYNKTLEIMMVSPDNITSRIKSFNFSVDISMFSIALKNLIDNAIKFSPNHKAIINASKEQIEISSLGEPLKYDLEYYTEAFSQEEKRSDGFGLGLYIVKTIACLHGYKLEYKYEDGKNYFIIKM
- a CDS encoding DMT family transporter; this encodes MPYLILVTLLWAFSFSLIGEVLAGQVDSYFAVLIRVVLASLVFIPFTKFRGIQTKLKLQIMLIGTIQIGLMYIFLYKSFLFLSVPEVVLFTVFTPVYVTLFYDGFKKQFKPLYLVSTGLAVFGAYIIRYQNISEDFITGFLMVQAASICFALGQSAYKKVMESHTQIRHRDVFGYFHFGALIVSVISFLLFANPEKLSPSLIQWGVLIWLGVAASGLGYFLWNKGACFVDAGVLAIMNNALVPAGLLVNLIIWGKTSNYFLLLLGSAVIGLSLYLHYYFMKLYNKKKVS
- the cbiB gene encoding adenosylcobinamide-phosphate synthase CbiB; amino-acid sequence: MFYSIALIAYALDNIFGEFEKLKFLKHPIIFMGDYINWFKKKYYEDSILRGGILTVSLIVIVYIITSFLASFDNILFQGFLASFTLASKMLYDSVEDVITSRNLEVKKEKIAMLVSRDTSTMTNSDVNKAAVETYAENLSDGVIAPLFYLLCFGIVGAFIYKAINTLDSMIGYRNEKYENFGKIAAILDDIVNYVPARITAVLIAILFMSKKALTQFYKYGSKHESPNAGLPIASMALSLDLKLGGPTSYFGKIKDKAFFGIGKENIENSDVLKTLSLKYRLDIFIIIVLILGVL
- a CDS encoding cobyric acid synthase, which encodes MNNISILGTSSDAGKSTITFVIAKILQDLGYSVAPFKAQNVSNNSHVCDDGSEIAIAQYFQSEVLGVETSYHLNPVLLKSGRGSSASLIVEGKVVANKDVLDYYRDIDTLKPSVKRCYEYLDTRYDCIVNEGAGSPVELNLMDKDLSNIFIANEYNTKIILVADIEKGGVFASIYGVYHLLPEKLRNNIIGVIVNKFRGDLSLFDEGIRIIEEDFKIPVLGVLPYVPFNLGFEDSASLKNFVQNPKKKKLDVAVISYPYMSNYNDIEPLICDDEVFVEFVDYNISLEKFDLVILPGSKLVIKDLKWLKENGLFEQIKNYKKDICCVCGGYEMMFETLDDKYALENNEALVEQGFAKIPASIVFEKEKILEKKTYDLFDSKIEGFEIHHGMCDKYPLSYETEKFKGTFVHGIFDNDKFRTSYFKSIDSSYIGYIFEEYKKTSIDTFVNTMKDKLDVKRILKSVL
- a CDS encoding type II toxin-antitoxin system RelE family toxin: MSKYQIAETKTFQKIKKKIDKKLYSKIVNFVYPQLRENPLYGTNIKKLKDNLEGYYRYRVGNYRLFYLIEDDKLIIAIVDFKHRQEAYE
- a CDS encoding CopG family transcriptional regulator → MKTVTMRVDDSIYDMIKLAADGQKRNLSNFIEFATMQYLTSSQFVENSEMNEIMNDKELVKNLMNGFDDLKNGDYNIV